From a single Vibrio toranzoniae genomic region:
- a CDS encoding ATP-binding protein yields MRSLLRFLLLTLALLSWSVNANLEYDVQLQPEVSEVVQNLAKRIDVLPDPLFMDESDKRKVSILLADVIRIQNQQIETFERQLKTYRDKADSDQWFFVESSYLTLKSLNVSKQSLLEQTTNANRERLTGFGPYGVTQFKQEWQLTQLNIEYLVYLQTRSFNALITEIFISPVPVIWASLKVLFIYFCLVWWLSNSTRLTELFRVNILEAKQNPPFLVRSVWYISRAHRAIAWLIAITISLRVLSSLPSLQHLIFLEIFTWWILGGSIAISFILEFAYRMSRTSNQEVVALRLSTIRRYVWSFIVAGVILQISIKTLGKGTIYSWIYSALFVWFVLVTISVLRLWRSKVFDALSHISERPVWVNWAVNRKDTFLLNIIATVLGIIWLGIYNCQHRIMVLLSNYTLFSQALAYLFRIEVAKQSDLDKSQQNLVRIKGDQTFEYILPGSIDSTLIDYAGDEVKQLSRYLMSDSPAICIVSGERGIGSTTLLYTLLHKVSNAEPLYVSCPYAGYQEFLCHLAMSIGLDEDATEIQILAHLRKSETTYLIAIDNAQRLVKPMVGGLSDLIRLTNLLRRSKKNHRVVMSIAKSSWRFVDRARGERLLFDLVCFLPRWTEKQIGDLLTSRINTELEKPLSFDGLVVPKQWDQDDMTEEERARQGFYRILWHYSDGNPTVALRFFRFSLNRNKETDQAVVRLFHVPEAQELENMPKPMLAVLRSIVQLEIASPEVLSDCTQLSIAEITGVLRYFESRGYIGWNEDKAKISDHWFRHITNVLDRQHLLVK; encoded by the coding sequence ATGCGTTCATTATTGCGCTTCTTATTACTCACATTAGCCCTGCTCTCTTGGTCTGTTAATGCCAACTTGGAATATGACGTGCAATTACAACCTGAGGTGTCGGAGGTTGTTCAAAATCTGGCTAAACGAATCGATGTACTGCCTGACCCTTTGTTTATGGACGAATCGGATAAACGTAAAGTCAGTATCTTGCTTGCTGACGTAATACGAATTCAAAACCAACAAATCGAAACGTTTGAACGACAGCTCAAAACATATCGAGACAAGGCCGATTCAGACCAGTGGTTCTTTGTTGAATCGAGTTACTTAACATTAAAAAGTTTGAACGTCAGTAAACAGAGCCTCTTAGAGCAAACAACGAACGCGAACAGAGAGCGCTTAACGGGTTTTGGGCCTTATGGCGTAACCCAATTTAAGCAGGAATGGCAGCTAACTCAACTTAATATCGAGTACTTGGTGTATTTACAAACTCGTAGCTTCAACGCTTTGATTACAGAGATCTTCATTTCACCGGTCCCAGTTATTTGGGCTTCATTGAAGGTATTGTTTATCTATTTCTGTTTAGTCTGGTGGTTATCAAACAGCACGCGTCTTACCGAATTGTTCCGAGTTAATATTTTGGAAGCCAAGCAGAACCCTCCTTTTTTGGTCCGTTCGGTTTGGTATATCAGCCGTGCCCATCGTGCGATAGCGTGGTTAATTGCTATCACTATCTCATTGCGAGTGCTCTCCAGTTTACCTAGCCTACAGCACTTGATCTTCCTAGAGATCTTTACGTGGTGGATACTTGGTGGTTCGATCGCGATTAGCTTTATCCTCGAATTTGCTTATCGTATGAGTCGAACTTCAAACCAAGAAGTTGTTGCACTACGTTTGTCTACTATCCGACGTTATGTATGGAGTTTTATTGTCGCGGGCGTCATCCTTCAGATATCGATTAAAACTCTTGGTAAAGGTACTATTTACAGCTGGATCTACAGTGCTCTGTTCGTATGGTTTGTACTGGTCACTATATCTGTTCTACGACTATGGCGTTCAAAGGTATTTGACGCTCTTTCGCATATTTCAGAAAGACCGGTATGGGTAAACTGGGCGGTTAACCGCAAAGACACTTTCCTACTTAATATAATAGCCACAGTACTGGGGATTATATGGTTGGGTATCTACAACTGTCAGCATCGCATTATGGTTCTGCTTTCTAATTACACACTGTTTAGCCAAGCGTTGGCTTACCTATTTAGAATCGAAGTGGCAAAGCAATCTGACCTTGATAAAAGCCAGCAAAACTTAGTACGAATAAAAGGCGACCAAACTTTTGAATACATACTTCCGGGCTCGATCGACAGCACACTAATAGATTACGCTGGCGACGAAGTGAAACAATTGTCTCGTTACCTCATGTCGGACAGTCCTGCTATCTGTATCGTGTCTGGTGAGCGTGGCATTGGGTCAACAACTCTGCTTTATACTTTACTGCACAAAGTTTCTAATGCTGAACCCCTTTACGTCAGTTGCCCTTATGCCGGATACCAAGAGTTTCTATGTCACCTCGCCATGAGTATTGGTTTGGACGAAGACGCTACAGAAATTCAAATCTTGGCACATTTAAGGAAAAGCGAAACGACTTACTTGATCGCAATTGATAATGCTCAGAGGCTGGTTAAACCAATGGTCGGAGGCTTATCTGATCTTATCCGTTTAACTAATTTATTACGTCGTTCTAAAAAGAATCACCGTGTAGTGATGTCGATTGCAAAGTCTAGTTGGCGCTTTGTTGATAGAGCGCGTGGTGAACGCCTGTTGTTTGATTTGGTTTGCTTTCTGCCACGTTGGACAGAGAAACAAATCGGTGATCTACTGACAAGCCGCATTAATACCGAGTTAGAAAAGCCGCTGTCGTTTGATGGCTTGGTCGTTCCCAAACAGTGGGATCAAGATGACATGACAGAAGAAGAGCGCGCTCGCCAAGGTTTCTATCGGATCTTATGGCACTACTCAGATGGCAACCCTACTGTCGCCTTGCGTTTCTTCCGTTTCTCTCTAAATCGGAATAAAGAGACGGATCAAGCTGTAGTGAGATTGTTTCATGTGCCAGAAGCGCAAGAGCTCGAAAACATGCCTAAACCTATGTTGGCTGTGTTGCGTTCTATTGTGCAGTTGGAAATCGCGTCTCCTGAAGTGCTGTCTGATTGTACTCAATTGAGTATCGCTGAAATTACTGGGGTTTTGCGTTACTTCGAGAGCCGTGGTTACATTGGTTGGAATGAAGATAAGGCAAAGATTTCAGATCACTGGTTCCGGCACATTACCAACGTCCTCGACCGTCAACATTTATTGGTGAAGTAA
- a CDS encoding mechanosensitive ion channel family protein, which translates to MKKLFVLLLVGLATTVSFPIYATEELANVENISKIASLVRWSGVFFSMIVIAAMWLLLKFINSLVTSFGSQFVQYRMLLQKLQSFTQFFIYVSTGLIVFMMSFRINDQILALIGGTLAVSVGFALKDLAASFIAGITVMIDRPFQVGDRVTFEGNYGDIITIGLRSVRMRTLNDDIITIPNNKFLNEVTTSGNYGALDMQVVIPFYVGMNEDITLARDLIQEAASSSRYIHLPKPVTVLVKQTITDNYLAIQLTCKAYVVDTAYEKLFETDITLRVMKEFKKHNINPPQISVAAH; encoded by the coding sequence ATGAAGAAGTTATTTGTCCTATTACTTGTTGGCCTAGCGACGACGGTCAGTTTTCCGATCTACGCAACGGAAGAGTTAGCTAACGTAGAAAACATTTCGAAGATCGCTAGCTTAGTACGATGGAGCGGCGTGTTCTTTTCCATGATCGTGATAGCAGCAATGTGGTTATTGCTTAAATTCATCAATTCGTTGGTGACAAGCTTTGGTAGCCAATTCGTGCAATATAGAATGTTGTTACAAAAGCTGCAGTCGTTTACTCAGTTCTTCATTTACGTAAGTACAGGGCTTATCGTATTCATGATGAGTTTTCGAATCAACGACCAAATACTGGCTCTGATTGGGGGTACCCTCGCCGTGTCTGTCGGCTTTGCGCTTAAAGACTTGGCAGCATCATTCATCGCCGGTATCACGGTGATGATTGATAGACCGTTCCAAGTTGGTGATCGTGTTACGTTTGAGGGCAACTACGGGGATATCATTACCATTGGTTTGCGTTCAGTGCGAATGAGAACCCTGAACGATGACATCATTACCATTCCAAATAACAAGTTCCTGAATGAAGTGACCACCAGTGGAAACTATGGCGCGTTGGATATGCAAGTGGTGATTCCGTTTTATGTTGGGATGAATGAAGACATCACTCTCGCCCGTGATTTGATTCAAGAGGCTGCTTCTTCAAGCCGCTACATTCACTTACCAAAGCCGGTGACGGTTCTTGTTAAACAGACGATTACTGACAACTACCTAGCGATACAGCTAACCTGTAAGGCTTATGTAGTGGATACGGCGTATGAGAAGTTGTTCGAGACAGACATTACCCTTCGAGTAATGAAAGAGTTCAAAAAGCATAACATTAATCCACCGCAAATTTCAGTGGCGGCGCATTAA